The Spartobacteria bacterium genome contains the following window.
GTTAAACGTGTTCTGAAATGGATGCTGGAACAGTCGACACTGGTGGTGTTTGTGGTCATGCTGATTGTGGCCCATTTCATGTCGGATCGTTTTTATACCGGCGACAATATTACCAATGTGCTTCGCCAGAGTGTCCCTCTGGGCATTGTCGCCATTGGACTGCTGTTTGTCATTTTAACCGGGGGTATTGATTTATCCGTGGGATCGGTGATGGCTCTATGTGCCGTTGCCACGGCCATCACACTGCCAAGCTATGGACTGTTTGCAGGGCTGCTGGTCGGTATTGGAACGGGACTGATCTGTGGTGCCGTTTCGGGTTTTTTCGTTGCATTTGGCCGCATGGCCCCATTCGTGGCCACACTGGTTACCATGACCGTCTGCCGCGGTCTGGCACTGATCTGGTCCAAAGGGCAGCCCATTTTTGTGGACAACGAAAGCTTTGTTGATTTTGGCGTAGGCTATCTGTGGGGACTGCCCATGCCGGTGTACGTATTGATCGCCGCCTTTCTTCTGGCCGCCTTTGTGCTGCACAAAATGATGTTTGGACGTATGGCCATTGCTATTGGAAGCAATGAAACAGCCACCCGTTTTTCGGGCATCAAAGTCCCGTACTACAAATTTTCCATGTATGCCCTGTCCGGTCTTGCCTGTGGTGTTGCAGGCATTATCTCGGCTACACGAACCGGCGTAGGATCTCCTATTCTCGGCATTGCCTTTGAACTGGATGCCATTGCAGCCTGTGTCATTGGCGGCGCAAGTCTTTCAGGCGGCCGTGGCACGGCGTTTAATACAGTCCTCGGGGTCCTGATTCTCTCCATGATTTCCAACCTGATGAATCTGATGAATATTCCGGGGTACAATCAGCAGGTGGTCAAAGGGGTCATTATCGCTCTGGCCGTGCTTATCGAAGGTTTCAAAAACAAGAGAGCGTAAGCGAAAGGATAAGCAGATGGGAAATTTCAAAAATAAAACAGCATATGTCACCGGCGGTGCCGGTGGTATCGGAAGAGTCGCTGCCCTTGGGTTAGCCCGGGAAGGCGCGGATGTTGCCATTGTCGATATCAATGCAGCAGGAGCCCGGAACGTCTCAGAGGAAATCGAAAAGCTGGGCCGTCGCTCGATGGCGATTCAGTGCGATGTAACCAGCGAAGAGAGTGTTCAGAACATGATGGACACGATTATCAGCGAATGGGGTCGCATCGATATTGCCTTTTATAACGCGGGTATTGCTGACAATACCGCAGCGGAGGACATGGAATATGCTGCATGGCGACGGCTGATGGATATCAATCTCAACGGTATTTTTCTTTGCTGCCGCGCGGCCGGACGTCAAATGATCGTACAGAAATCGGGTGTGATCATCAATACAGCATCCATGTCCGGATCCGTTGTCAATGTGCCCCAGCCCCAGTGTTCCTACAACACCTCGAAGGCGGGGGTGATTATGCTGACCAAATCACTGGCCATGGAATGGGCTCCCCACAATGTGAGGGTCAACTGCATCAGCCCTGGATATATCGGCACCGAAATGACGCTGGCCGCTCCCGAGGAATGGAAAAGCGTGTGGACAGCCAATACCCCGCAGCGTCGTATGGGTAAACCCGAAGAACTGGTGAGTGCCATCCTCTATTTAGCCGATGACTCCTCCACCTACACCACGGGTTTGGATTTGGTCGTTGATGGGGGGTATTCCTGCGTATAGTCGCGGAATACAGAAAGCATAAAAGTAAGTATTTGAATACAACGAAGGAACATTCAGATGAGAAATATCGGTATTTATTATGCGTATTGGACCCAGGAATGGGATGTAGATTTTTTCCCCTATGTTCAACGAGTAAAGAAACTAGGCTTTGATCAGCTTGAAATTCATGGTGGAGCCCTTTCTTTGATGACTCCAGACGACCGGAAAAAGCTTCGTGATGAAGCCGCCCGTCAGGAAATTGCTCTCAGCTACGGCATTGGGTTGACCCCGCAGAACAACGTTTCTTCCTTAGATGAGAATGTCCGCCAAGCAGGCGTCAAATTCATGAAAGGGGTCATTCAGGCCATTGCGGATATGGGCGGAGGCTGTGTCGGAGGCACGGTGCATAGTTTCTGGCCTGCCACTGATCTGGAGAGCATCGAACAGAAGAAATTGATTTGGGCCCAGAGTCTTAAAAGCATGCGGGAGATGATTCCTCTGGCAGAGGATCTTGGTGTG
Protein-coding sequences here:
- a CDS encoding ABC transporter permease is translated as MNSKGVTYNEENSQPLWVKRVLKWMLEQSTLVVFVVMLIVAHFMSDRFYTGDNITNVLRQSVPLGIVAIGLLFVILTGGIDLSVGSVMALCAVATAITLPSYGLFAGLLVGIGTGLICGAVSGFFVAFGRMAPFVATLVTMTVCRGLALIWSKGQPIFVDNESFVDFGVGYLWGLPMPVYVLIAAFLLAAFVLHKMMFGRMAIAIGSNETATRFSGIKVPYYKFSMYALSGLACGVAGIISATRTGVGSPILGIAFELDAIAACVIGGASLSGGRGTAFNTVLGVLILSMISNLMNLMNIPGYNQQVVKGVIIALAVLIEGFKNKRA
- a CDS encoding sugar phosphate isomerase/epimerase; the encoded protein is MRNIGIYYAYWTQEWDVDFFPYVQRVKKLGFDQLEIHGGALSLMTPDDRKKLRDEAARQEIALSYGIGLTPQNNVSSLDENVRQAGVKFMKGVIQAIADMGGGCVGGTVHSFWPATDLESIEQKKLIWAQSLKSMREMIPLAEDLGVVLSVEVINRFEQYMLNTCAEAVRYVEEINSPNCKILLDTFHMNIEEDSIGGAIELAGSHLSGLHVGEPNRKPPGFGRMDWGEIKIALDKINFDGPIVMEPFVRPGGTVGKNIAVWRDLMPGADLDEAAAQSVRFLRKTLCS
- a CDS encoding SDR family oxidoreductase, whose amino-acid sequence is MGNFKNKTAYVTGGAGGIGRVAALGLAREGADVAIVDINAAGARNVSEEIEKLGRRSMAIQCDVTSEESVQNMMDTIISEWGRIDIAFYNAGIADNTAAEDMEYAAWRRLMDINLNGIFLCCRAAGRQMIVQKSGVIINTASMSGSVVNVPQPQCSYNTSKAGVIMLTKSLAMEWAPHNVRVNCISPGYIGTEMTLAAPEEWKSVWTANTPQRRMGKPEELVSAILYLADDSSTYTTGLDLVVDGGYSCV